One window of Arvicola amphibius chromosome 6, mArvAmp1.2, whole genome shotgun sequence genomic DNA carries:
- the Dnajc8 gene encoding dnaJ homolog subfamily C member 8, whose protein sequence is MAASGESGASGGGGSTEEAFMTFYSEVKQIEKRDSVLTSKNQIERLTRPGSSYFNLNPFEVLQIDPEVTDEEIKKRFRQLSILVHPDKNQDDADRAQKAFEAVDKAYKLLLDQEQKKRALDVIQAGKEYVEHTVKDEKKQLKKEGKPTNVEEDDPELFKQAVYKQTMKLFAELEIKRKEREAKEMHERKRQREEEIEAQEKAKREREWQKNFEESRDGRVDSWRNFQANTKGKKEKKNRTFLRPPKVKMEQRE, encoded by the exons ATGGCGGCTTCGGGAGAGAGCGGGGCTTCGGGCGGCGGAGGCAGCACAGAGGAGGCATTTATGACCTTCTATAGTGAG GTGAAACAAATAGAGAAGAGAGATTCAGTTCTTACGTCCAAAAATCAGATTGAAAGATTGACTCGTCCTGGTTCTTCTTACTTTAATCTGAATCCATTTGAG GTTCTTCAGATAGATCCTGAAGTgacagatgaagaaataaaaaagaggttTCGGCAG TTGTCTATATTGGTGCATCCTGATAAAAATCAAGATGATGCTGACAGAGCACAGAAGGCTTTTGAAG CTGTGGACAAAGCTTACAAGTTGCTACTGGATCAGGAACAAAAGAAGAGGGCCCTGGATGTAATTCAGGCAGGAAAAGAATACGTGGAACACACTGTAA AAGA CgaaaaaaaacaactcaagaaggaaggaaagcctaCAAATGTAGAGGAAGATGATCCTGAACTG TTCAAACAGGCAGTCTACAAACAGACCATGAAACTATTTGCTGAGCTGGAAattaagaggaaagagagagaagccaaaGAAATGCATGAAAG GAAACGGCAAAGAGAAGAGGAGATTGAAGCGCAAGAAAAAGCCAAGCGAGAAAGGGAATGGCAGAAAAACTTTGAG gaAAGCCGGGATGGTCGAGTGGACAGTTGGCGAAATTTCCAGGCAAAtacaaagggaaagaaggagaaaaagaatcgGACCTTCCTTCGGCCACCAAAAGTAAAGATGGAGCAGCGAGAGTGA